The Nakamurella deserti genome contains a region encoding:
- a CDS encoding dihydrofolate reductase family protein — protein sequence MRPLRYAINVTLDGCCHHEAGIPPDDESMRFWTAELGRADALLFGRVTYEMMRSAWRRPDSGSWPDRMGADAIPFAETIDTAPKYVVSGTLDAVDWNADLVRGDVVDAVRRLKEEPGGGLFVGGVTLPMALADAGLIDEYTFVVQPVVAGHGPTLLAGLHGRLPLGPVGRQEFRSGVTVLRYRPRT from the coding sequence ATGAGACCTCTGCGCTACGCGATCAACGTCACCCTCGACGGCTGCTGCCATCACGAGGCCGGGATTCCTCCCGACGACGAGTCGATGCGCTTCTGGACCGCCGAGCTGGGACGGGCCGATGCGCTGCTCTTCGGCCGGGTGACCTACGAGATGATGCGGTCCGCCTGGCGTCGACCGGACAGCGGTTCGTGGCCCGACCGGATGGGGGCGGACGCGATCCCGTTCGCCGAGACCATCGACACCGCGCCCAAGTACGTCGTGTCGGGCACGCTCGACGCGGTCGACTGGAACGCCGACCTGGTGCGCGGGGACGTGGTGGACGCCGTCCGACGACTCAAGGAGGAGCCGGGCGGGGGCCTGTTCGTGGGTGGCGTGACGCTGCCCATGGCGCTGGCGGACGCAGGCCTGATCGACGAGTACACGTTCGTCGTGCAGCCGGTCGTGGCCGGGCACGGGCCGACGTTGCTCGCCGGGCTGCACGGACGCCTCCCGCTCGGGCCCGTGGGTCGCCAGGAGTTCCGGTCCGGCGTGACCGTCCTGCGCTACCGGCCGCGGACCTGA
- a CDS encoding DUF5926 family protein, translating into MAQKTSRRSRSAQIAQDGAPAADGINPRQPCPCGSGRRYKACHGSGDAENLIVARPFAGLAAETELIALREFVPSATAPLTIDREDVPSITLGSVLPAAAAALTRADGSILLGLQVQTHSGDLSRDVAAALEWALDAGPSQVLSVVGRATAGNRLQDLLFDGPLDVTVHETFGWWLDVEAEPGSEVALTLERANSAIMPTAKVAELPGAYWVDAGEKAHLRWVRPEEEATVMAALARLAAADELDLGDGSRYVGSFRAHGRLVPVWDLDRDAHPTEWNEPALAFEERLQRALASDAPLTDAERRARDGILGRQFTLR; encoded by the coding sequence GTGGCTCAGAAGACATCGCGACGTTCCCGTTCGGCCCAGATCGCCCAGGACGGCGCCCCCGCCGCCGACGGCATCAATCCGCGTCAGCCGTGCCCCTGCGGCTCGGGCCGCCGCTACAAGGCCTGCCACGGCTCGGGGGACGCCGAGAACCTCATCGTCGCCCGTCCCTTCGCCGGTCTGGCGGCCGAGACCGAGCTGATCGCGCTGCGTGAGTTCGTACCGTCGGCCACCGCGCCGTTGACCATCGACCGCGAGGACGTCCCGTCGATCACCCTCGGCAGCGTGCTGCCGGCCGCGGCGGCCGCGCTGACCCGCGCCGACGGTTCCATCCTGCTGGGTCTGCAGGTCCAGACGCACTCCGGTGACCTGTCCCGGGACGTCGCCGCCGCGCTGGAGTGGGCGCTGGACGCCGGCCCCTCCCAGGTGCTGTCGGTCGTCGGCCGGGCGACCGCCGGCAACCGTCTGCAGGACCTCCTTTTCGACGGCCCGCTGGACGTCACCGTCCACGAGACGTTCGGCTGGTGGCTCGACGTCGAGGCCGAGCCGGGCAGCGAGGTGGCCCTCACCCTCGAGCGGGCCAACTCGGCGATCATGCCGACCGCGAAGGTCGCCGAGCTGCCGGGTGCCTACTGGGTCGACGCCGGCGAGAAGGCGCACCTGCGCTGGGTCCGCCCCGAGGAGGAGGCGACCGTGATGGCCGCCCTCGCCCGACTGGCGGCGGCCGACGAACTCGACCTCGGTGACGGCTCCCGCTACGTCGGGTCGTTCCGCGCCCACGGCCGGCTGGTCCCGGTGTGGGACCTCGACCGCGACGCGCACCCGACCGAGTGGAACGAGCCCGCGCTCGCCTTCGAGGAGCGCCTCCAGCGGGCGCTGGCCTCCGATGCGCCGCTCACCGACGCCGAGCGCCGGGCCCGCGACGGCATCCTGGGTCGTCAGTTCACGCTGCGCTGA
- a CDS encoding DUF4328 domain-containing protein — MTPRWGFTPSVWIPDGTATTPTPPAPGRELRSVVLLARATAVMCVIAAAAETFRYVLLVRGRTEVLPVDLVRWSDALVVAAGWAAPLLGLATAVAFVPASGRAAAWAAHRARVRPTRSATRRLLWLLLPGWNLYGAGVVVAEVDAVLRTAPPPAPEPVRPDRMRWRSAQLPTVDLPQPAVTPQGAAAPVTPAQPPRPVHRSPSRLVSWWWAAWVLGGLLALATVIRALDPGSLQARANLVELHVVVDLVAAVTAGLTAAVAASWARLVDPVRVHYPTGWILPPAAARVGAGPLTGPERDLDARRKPAAAP, encoded by the coding sequence GTGACCCCGCGGTGGGGTTTCACCCCGTCGGTGTGGATCCCGGACGGCACGGCCACCACGCCGACGCCGCCGGCGCCGGGCCGCGAGCTGCGCTCGGTCGTCCTGCTGGCCCGGGCCACCGCGGTGATGTGCGTGATCGCCGCGGCCGCGGAGACCTTCCGGTACGTCCTGCTGGTCCGCGGGCGCACGGAGGTGCTCCCGGTCGATCTGGTGCGGTGGAGCGACGCGCTGGTCGTCGCGGCCGGCTGGGCGGCCCCGCTGCTGGGCCTGGCCACGGCGGTGGCGTTCGTCCCGGCGTCGGGCAGGGCCGCGGCCTGGGCCGCCCACCGTGCGCGGGTGCGTCCGACCCGGTCGGCGACACGGCGGCTGCTCTGGCTGCTCCTGCCCGGCTGGAACCTGTACGGCGCCGGGGTCGTCGTCGCCGAGGTGGACGCCGTGCTCCGGACCGCCCCGCCGCCGGCACCCGAGCCCGTCCGGCCGGACCGGATGCGGTGGCGTTCCGCGCAGCTGCCGACGGTCGACCTGCCGCAGCCCGCCGTCACCCCGCAGGGCGCAGCCGCTCCGGTCACCCCGGCGCAGCCGCCCCGCCCGGTGCACCGCTCCCCGTCCCGGCTGGTCAGCTGGTGGTGGGCGGCGTGGGTGCTCGGTGGGTTGCTGGCGCTGGCCACCGTGATCCGGGCGCTGGACCCGGGCAGCCTCCAAGCCCGCGCGAACCTGGTCGAACTGCACGTCGTGGTCGACCTGGTGGCCGCAGTCACGGCCGGGCTGACCGCCGCGGTCGCCGCGTCCTGGGCGCGTCTCGTCGATCCCGTCCGGGTCCACTACCCGACCGGTTGGATCCTGCCGCCCGCGGCCGCCCGGGTCGGTGCCGGTCCGCTGACCGGCCCCGAGCGGGATCTCGACGCCCGGCGCAAGCCCGCCGCCGCCCCCTGA
- a CDS encoding rhodanese-like domain-containing protein, with amino-acid sequence MALVTAPEFPEIPVSRLPEDAVLLDVREDDEWAAGHAPDAVHIPMTTLAERLDEVPDGDPVYVICRSGGRSARVTSYLNGNGWDAVNVEGGMSMWERLGKPLVSETADPPQVI; translated from the coding sequence ATGGCCCTCGTGACCGCGCCCGAATTCCCCGAGATCCCCGTCAGCCGCCTGCCGGAGGACGCCGTGTTGCTCGACGTCCGCGAGGACGACGAATGGGCCGCCGGACACGCACCGGACGCCGTGCACATCCCCATGACCACCCTGGCCGAGCGGCTCGACGAGGTGCCCGACGGCGACCCCGTCTACGTCATCTGCCGCAGCGGCGGCCGTTCGGCGCGGGTCACGAGCTACCTCAACGGCAACGGCTGGGACGCGGTCAACGTCGAGGGCGGCATGTCGATGTGGGAGCGGCTCGGCAAGCCGCTGGTCTCCGAGACCGCCGATCCGCCCCAGGTCATCTGA
- a CDS encoding pentapeptide repeat-containing protein: MTSTAPPDGRAALRADCRRCAGLCCIAPAFQRSADFALDKPAGRACPNLRADARCSIHTRLRDSGFPGCVVFDCFGAGQQVVQVTFGGSVPLGPAVFAAFGVMRELHESRWYLAEAQTLVDGARRREVDALVDETAALAGLDPAALGEVDLPGLTARVGAVLGRVSDHVRGPVPRSKQRRGADLVGTRLTGADLVAASLRGAYLIGADLSGADLSRADLLGADLRGADLRGARLATALFLTQPQLESARGDARTTIPAVLRRPAHWAA; the protein is encoded by the coding sequence GTGACCAGCACCGCACCACCGGACGGCCGGGCAGCCCTGCGGGCCGACTGCCGCCGCTGCGCCGGACTGTGCTGCATCGCTCCCGCCTTCCAGCGCTCCGCCGACTTCGCCCTCGACAAGCCGGCGGGCCGCGCCTGCCCGAACCTGCGGGCCGACGCCCGCTGCTCCATCCACACCCGGCTGCGGGACAGCGGTTTCCCGGGCTGCGTGGTGTTCGACTGCTTCGGCGCCGGCCAGCAGGTCGTCCAGGTCACGTTCGGCGGCAGTGTTCCGCTCGGACCGGCGGTGTTCGCGGCGTTCGGCGTCATGCGCGAGCTGCACGAGTCCCGCTGGTACCTGGCCGAGGCGCAGACCCTGGTGGACGGTGCCCGGCGGCGCGAGGTCGACGCGCTGGTCGACGAGACCGCCGCGCTGGCCGGCCTCGACCCGGCGGCGTTGGGGGAGGTCGACCTGCCCGGCCTGACCGCCCGGGTCGGTGCCGTCCTGGGCCGGGTGAGCGACCACGTGCGAGGGCCGGTCCCGCGGTCCAAGCAGCGTCGCGGCGCCGATCTGGTGGGCACACGTCTGACCGGCGCCGACCTCGTCGCGGCCTCGCTGCGGGGCGCCTATCTGATCGGGGCCGACCTCAGCGGCGCCGACCTCTCACGAGCCGATCTGCTCGGCGCCGACCTGCGCGGTGCCGACCTCCGCGGCGCTCGGCTGGCGACCGCACTGTTCCTCACCCAGCCGCAGCTCGAGTCGGCCCGCGGTGACGCCCGGACCACCATCCCCGCGGTGCTGCGCCGCCCCGCGCACTGGGCCGCCTGA
- a CDS encoding right-handed parallel beta-helix repeat-containing protein has translation MKHRWLRAAAAMVIVAGCTAPPPPAPPATTVAVPPPAPPPTTVAVPPPDSAGVPAPAPVVCPPATVTVGTADELTAALAGAGPGTVIALRDGTYAGNFAATAEGTRDAPVHLCGGRGAVLDAGGIKEGYVLHLDGAAWWRVVGFTVRNGQKGVMADGVTHTTIQGLHVTTTGDEAIHLRRHSSDNVVADNDIDTTGLRRDKFGEGVYVGSADSNWCTVTDCAPDRSDRNRVLDNRIRATGSESIDIKEGTTGGVIRGNTFDGTGMTGADSWVDVKGSGWLIERNRGTHSPLDGFQTHRIGKGGWGDANVFRGNSADVRADGFGYAVRPALGNVVGCDNTAADAGSGLSNVGCTP, from the coding sequence ATGAAGCACCGGTGGCTCCGCGCGGCAGCGGCGATGGTGATCGTGGCCGGCTGCACCGCCCCGCCGCCGCCGGCCCCGCCGGCGACCACGGTGGCCGTTCCACCGCCGGCCCCGCCGCCGACCACGGTGGCCGTCCCGCCACCCGACTCCGCGGGCGTCCCCGCTCCTGCACCCGTCGTCTGCCCACCGGCCACCGTCACGGTGGGGACCGCCGACGAGCTGACCGCGGCGCTGGCCGGCGCCGGACCCGGCACCGTCATCGCGCTGCGCGACGGCACCTACGCCGGCAACTTCGCCGCCACCGCGGAAGGCACCCGGGACGCGCCCGTGCACCTGTGCGGCGGTCGCGGTGCGGTGCTGGACGCGGGTGGGATCAAGGAGGGTTACGTCCTGCACCTCGACGGCGCGGCGTGGTGGCGGGTGGTCGGGTTCACCGTCCGCAACGGCCAGAAGGGCGTGATGGCCGACGGTGTCACGCACACGACCATCCAGGGCCTGCACGTGACGACCACCGGCGACGAGGCGATCCACCTGCGGCGTCACAGTTCCGACAATGTGGTGGCCGACAACGACATCGACACCACCGGGCTGCGCCGGGACAAGTTCGGCGAGGGCGTCTACGTCGGCAGCGCCGACAGCAACTGGTGCACCGTCACCGACTGCGCGCCGGATCGCAGTGACCGCAATCGGGTGCTCGACAACCGCATCCGCGCCACGGGTTCGGAGTCGATCGACATCAAGGAGGGCACCACCGGCGGGGTGATCCGCGGCAACACCTTCGACGGCACCGGGATGACCGGCGCCGATTCCTGGGTCGACGTCAAGGGCAGCGGCTGGCTGATCGAGCGCAACCGCGGGACGCACAGTCCGCTCGACGGCTTCCAGACGCACCGGATCGGCAAGGGCGGCTGGGGCGACGCCAACGTGTTCCGCGGCAACAGCGCCGACGTCCGCGCCGACGGCTTCGGCTACGCGGTCCGGCCGGCGCTGGGCAACGTCGTCGGATGCGACAACACCGCTGCCGACGCCGGTTCCGGGTTGAGCAACGTCGGCTGCACACCGTGA
- a CDS encoding alpha/beta fold hydrolase — protein sequence MTAGLPAARTTRSGLLDVGSGQSMYWEETGSGLPALYLHGGPGAGLGRGGYVERFDRTRYRVIGVDQRGCGRSLPPAGDPAHDLDGNTTPRLIADLELLRIHLGVEAWVLNGVSWGATLALAYAQAHPERVLGIVLMAVTTTRRAEVDWITETVGALYPEDWDRFAAFAENAGVGYRRGEGRIVEAYAQLLRSPDPAAHDAAARAWMAWEHAHIGIGSGRSDGPFDPVRDPVMATLITHYWSHDAFLDPPVLGRMDPLSGIPGVLIHGRLDVSGPVITAWRVHRSWPGSELIVEETEGHGGPRMVQAWTEANARLADRLTRPEAPR from the coding sequence GTGACGGCCGGGCTCCCCGCCGCGCGGACCACCCGCTCCGGGCTGCTCGACGTCGGCTCGGGTCAGTCGATGTACTGGGAGGAGACGGGTTCGGGCCTCCCCGCTCTGTACCTGCACGGCGGTCCCGGCGCGGGCCTGGGCCGCGGCGGATACGTGGAGCGGTTCGACCGCACCCGCTACCGCGTGATCGGAGTCGACCAACGGGGCTGCGGCCGGTCGCTTCCGCCGGCGGGCGACCCGGCCCACGACCTCGACGGCAACACCACCCCCCGGCTGATCGCCGACCTCGAGCTGCTCCGGATCCACCTCGGCGTCGAGGCCTGGGTACTCAACGGAGTGTCGTGGGGCGCGACGCTGGCGCTGGCCTACGCGCAGGCGCACCCGGAGCGGGTGCTCGGGATCGTCCTGATGGCCGTCACCACCACCCGGCGGGCCGAGGTCGACTGGATCACCGAGACCGTCGGCGCGCTGTACCCGGAGGACTGGGACCGGTTCGCGGCCTTCGCCGAGAACGCCGGGGTCGGGTACCGCCGCGGCGAGGGGCGGATCGTCGAGGCGTACGCGCAGCTGCTGCGGTCACCGGATCCGGCGGCCCACGATGCCGCGGCCAGGGCCTGGATGGCGTGGGAGCACGCCCACATCGGGATCGGCAGCGGCCGCAGCGACGGTCCCTTCGACCCGGTCCGGGACCCGGTGATGGCCACGCTGATCACGCACTACTGGTCGCACGACGCCTTTCTCGACCCGCCGGTGCTGGGCCGGATGGACCCGCTGTCCGGCATCCCGGGCGTGCTGATCCACGGCCGGCTTGACGTCAGCGGTCCGGTGATCACCGCCTGGCGGGTTCACCGCAGCTGGCCGGGCAGCGAGCTGATCGTCGAGGAGACCGAAGGACACGGCGGCC